Within the Periophthalmus magnuspinnatus isolate fPerMag1 chromosome 7, fPerMag1.2.pri, whole genome shotgun sequence genome, the region ccaatcagagaggagtaTGCtcagtttgtgtcaaaacaaagatGGCGGTTTAGGAGTAAAACAGGGGAAAAAACACCACAGAGGACAAAAGCACCTGCAGAATTAACTCTCTGGATTCAAACAGGATGTAGAAAGAACTGGCTGTTCtggcaaataaaatataaaacagagtAGACAGACACAGGGACTCACGGAGGCAAATTCGTTGTTGAGTTGGGGCAGTGTGGTCTCGTGGCTCAGGATAGAGGGGTCTGTCTGGAGCCtctgcagcgccccctggaggtgCAGTTTGTCCTGGTCACTGCCATTCCACTGACACACTGGTTTGAACAGGACTTTACCTGCAGCTCGCCGCTCAAGGATCAGCACCTGTACAAGAACAGACCAGCATAACGCCGTCAGATAGAAATATACAGAAACACATGTATGTCAGATAAGACATATTGAAATACCTTCTGTTAGACtctgtcatagactgtataaagaactggactaagtgagtttgaTGTCACCAATAGTGTTCAGATCCAATCAAAaaaagctcatcaaggctagcgaTAATAGAGGTGAacttggagccaagttccatatttggaattccaaccaagagtatcatagcaaccaaagacccaatctggagcaaggttgttgaagATAACGACCCTTCCCTAatcaacgctgtcaatcaaacctgttgctaatgtttgcagtagtgacctcagggaaagaaggtgcctgatttgtctgttattaatgtttatatagatagaatagtgaaaaaaaacccaccaggatcacgtagagcgaaCTTACAAAATTAgagttcctctctctgtttacaaaaacagagagaggggccacagtttttcaatgtaaagtaaacTAGAGTCagaatgctcacttcctatttagctatgtccatttatatatacagtctatggttaggaCAAAACATTTATCACAATTTTTATTCCTACTACTGACTGATcaaatttttttcttattaaaatgtataacaattattatttttatacatttttataaacaatttttatacatttaattattaaaggccctgtaccagattttcccatgtatttgagcaaatgtgtctcgccccagtacagatatattctataagcagctcttgagatcaaaatgagATCACtatgcactgtctgcatctaattataaggtTTTAtcgtctgataatcaggaagtgcacgttaggtTAGGCTGctagtagttgttagctttactgtcatggcaaaactgctctggtctctgagagttgtgaaaagtgcttataaactcatcactgtgaatatttaggatgctctgaatgcataaggtgaatgaggaataactttgtgccactgcaaactgtttaaaatgaacttgtttttcatgtaaaaagacgataaaaatcagatacagtgaCTCTAATTTCTTGAGCTAAAAACAAGGCAGACATGTTATCAATGCAATTTAATCAATCACTATGGAtcactcaataccgattccaataccaggacaataataaaagacactctttctttagacaatagaatgtgattttccacattagtactttttctattcccatgtggccttatataatccctcagtcatctaggtaggttctatagtggtccatgggtgtatactgctcaaataagtatctattTTCGACTAGTATCTGATAtgcgatacttttgacaactctactcTACAATAAAAGCTCATTGGCAGGTCTTGTTATCTCacctgaggaggagagagggcgcTGTTGAGCAGGAGGACCTCACAGAGCGGCTGCTGGAGACGCTGGTAAACATAAGTGAATCTGATCACTTCCTGGGAGTTTGTGGAAGCGAAAGACACAAACACCTCAAGTCCAGAAGAGTGCTCCTCATCGGTGATCAGCAGAACACAGAACCTGAGGCAGACACGGGCAGAACACGCCTTAAGAAGATGTTAGGCTCAGAGGTGGGCagtactcaattacatttatttgagtcactttttaaagaaactgcacttttcagagtatttttctagcagcatacttttactcctacttaggtaatatttttattgaagtaacagtactattaTTTGGGTAAAAGCACTTATATGGTACttatacagacacacatgctcctgtttttaatgttttatatggacttgtatacagttttttttttttttttggtattttaaacagggcgccaatgacaaagagagcccaagtgctctcattgggttcagctgtataaataaagataatgaaagaagttcataattcagctcaaatctcaatGCACTAcagaaaataaccaaatatttcccactagcacaaagaaaaagcccccatgataaatattgaccaacaAAACTATTGTTCCATGTGTCATGTCTTGAATGATGAGTTGATACACTGATTATCGTAACATGCCTAGGTCTGTTTTGGCTGATAGTATAAGAGACCTCCCtatagtttaacctgagctggagacaagTCAAAATGCTAtagtggaatttgctgtttaactgtcggactgcagatgtgttgagctgtgttgtaacatgtgaagcaggtaaacaaaaagTGTCTGACATAAAGATCTAAGTGAACATAAAGATGGTTCTCACTTCCTCCGTCGGTGGAACTGTTTAACAGGACACAGTTCGTTaaacacttcctggttcacgaGTCGCGGTGCGTTCAGGAACCTGTTGTTTGAGAAGAACTCGTCCACGATCGGCCTCTTCAGATCCTTCGCCTGAGGCGGAGAAAACTGTGAGAGACGCAGTACTCTGTCACAATatacatactgtatacataCTGAGAAGTCTAAAATACTTTCATTCTGTTTTGGGCACAGACTGTAtgaagacgtggactaagtgagtgacgCTACCCACAGTGAGTGAAtatcatagcagccaaagagccagtcAGGCTCTTCTCAGctgcactggtttagcagggagcggaagcttagcaacactatcaatcacaccttttgctaacgctagcgggggcAACCTCgggaaaaaaggcgcctgatttgtctgtaattgatgttcatatcttgatttatggacacaatagtgaaattaaaacaccaggatcatgaaggccaaaatgacgagtctgacagcagcagcagagaaaggggccacagtttttcaatagaaagtgaattggagatgatggagccagaagtgcccCCATGATCACTtgctatttggaatgtggccgCTAGCAGGTtatctccatttatatatacagtctatggttttgggtgcatttttgtgtgtttttaatttcaaacatattattttcaattttgtCCGATTAtttgaacaagaccccaagatacttgatctcctccacttgaggcaaggactctccacccactcggagagagcaaaccacctttttctggtcgagaaccatggcctgattttcatcccaaccgcttcacactcagctgcaaaccgccccagtgcctgctgcaggtccatCATCTGCaagagatcctgtggttcccaaactggaccccctctggcccctggctgcgcctagaaattctgtccataaaaacaatgagcaGAAGTGGTGACAAAGGCCACCCTGACGGAGTCctacatgcaccgggaacaggtctgccttactgccggcaatgaacacagctcctgctccgggactggacagcccttagtaAAGGGCCCGGTCCCCATACTCCTGAGGGCTGCAGCACTTGCTTGTTTCAATGGGGATGTCATATCTCTGCCTAAAATGTTTCatggtatagcattaaactaatctaccTTGGATTTATTCgatttcaggtgtttttattgtcaacaaaatgtcttgaaaaatatgcattctcgctgtgagtgggctcttttctccacagatctaacgtATAAGTTGGACTAGTATTGTCACTTGTATCCGTGGTGATTGACAATTTAAATACCATGGAGCATTGTAAGTGAAGCAAAACCATCTCCACAAAGGCAAGCTGGTTGTGTACCCTCcgtcagaaaagttgcatagtatatctttaatgtatatgtatatttatatgtatatttactGAATGGTCATCGCAGTGCTTGTATCtgtataatgtgtgtatgtatatttatatgtatatttgcTGAATGGTGCTTGTACCTGTATGATGTCGGCTGGTTTGTCTGTGTTCTCTTTAAACACCAGCAGAGTCGGAGCATATGTGTTTATGTTAAACTTCTTCTGTAGATCTGAGGTCTCAGACAGGCCCTGATCCACATACCCAAACTGGAGGTGGTCTCTGTGGGAGAACGCGCTCAGCTGGAGACAAGGGAACgacaaaatgtaaacatggcTGTATCCTGTGGGCTATTATGTGAAACTATTAGTAATAAACTGATAACTGATAATGTTCTGAAATAATATCGAACCAGCCACCTTTGCGGTTTGTAGGTGTGCGCTTTACCATGGAACCACAGTTTAAAGTTGGGTTATTATTCAAAGTTGACTTTTTggatctttctaccatgttataacattgttccctcatcaaaaacatgtctgaagtgattttagtcatccatgcatgtttgagtaatccagtgATCTCTCAATATTtagtaaatatagcattttcacaaTAGTAAAAGGTAATAAGGTCATCTAAATATTATGTGGTATTATTAATAACCCATAGAAATATAATAGCCTTTAATGAAAATGTGTTCTCACTTTGAACAGCAGGGGCACTGTGGGCACTTGGTCAAACAGCAGGACGTGAGGTTTGTTGAGCTCATGCCAACTGCCCAAAAACTCAAGGTAATTCTGGTCATTCACCtgaaatattacaataaaaaataaacttatcaAAACCAAAAACCTGCTCTACACTTGTGTTATTCATAACAGTAAATAAAACCATTTTACCCTGTGCACCAGCCTCTGGGGAAGCAGCTCCTCCACAAACTGCAGCAGCAGATCTCTGGACACAGCGTAGTGAAAGAAGAACACGCGCCCGCTCACCAGCCCCAAGATGGACGGTGTCCGGTGGGCTCCGAGGTGATTGGCCAAACGCCGCTCGTAACCCACATCCACCACACCTATGCCCACGCCTGAGGAGGGACATGCACAAAATGTCAACTAACTTCATTCAtttctggtgttttgtttctttacactagggttgtcagaagtatcgaaaatcaccagaactagtattgaaactagatattcatttgagcaggtattgatactaaaaaagtcccattcacaggacagaaatgaacctttcctgaatatctttagaatgatcttgagctgtatcagaacaagtataagacaaacagactagtatacacccatggaccactatgtaaCCTACCTGGacagtgagggattacacagatataaggacacatgggaatagaaaacaaagtactaccgTTTAATGTTAAAGATGGcattctattgtgtaaataaagagtgtttttaattatcatcatggtattggaatctGTATCGAGTATTgactattccttagtattgaaatcgattttttgtatcgtgacactggtcagattgtgttaacaaaaagctcagattaaagtcaaccttgagtaacagagcttcagacagagcaatgtccctagttagcatcacagaatgttgatgacatcagctggaaAGTATCACTTCCAGTAATCTGATTATTACTGGTAGTGTAGACTGACCGAGCGCCTCCATGTCCTGTACCACCTGGTCCCACACAGGTTCGATGTGGAGGCAGGTGAAGCACCAGTCAGACGTGATCTTGATCAGGTAGGGCCGTCTGTGGCTGTCTGGCACCACCTGTTGAATGTACTTGGTGAACTGCAGCGAGTGCTTGTTCTCGCTGAAGTCGCGCTGGTTTTTGGCATTAAAGGGAAAGTTGAAGAAAGCCTCgtcaaaataaaagttgtcACGGCGATGTCCGAATGGCTGCGTGTCGTCCAGCTGCCCAAAGCGGTCATAGTTGGCTCGTTTGTCCTCATTGGATAAGACCTAAGACGAAGTAGagacactgttttaaaaatatgtcagTGATGCagagttaaagaggaggtattacacttctatggggtattaaagaggaggtgttacacttctatggggtattaaagaggaggtgttacacttctatggggtattaaagaggaggtgttacaCTTCTAtcgggtattaaagaggaggtgttacacttctatggggtattaaagaggaggtgttacacttctatggggtattaaagaggaggtgttacacttctatggggtattaaagaggaggtgttatacttctatggggtattaaagaggaggtgttatacttctatggggtattaaagagaagtATTATTGTCACGTATTAACGATTGTGTTGTGAAATTATCACAACataacatggtggaaagctccaaaaagtaaattttgcataatatcccatttttaaggaaagaaagaaaaccagATACATTTTGAGTTCACAttagatttgttgtattgtgattttaatgtctttcttattctgtaaagcactgaattgttgttgtgttatacaaataaacttgccttgccttgatgATGTAAAAAATGTCAAAGTGGATTTCAGTGACAGGGCCTTGAAGTGCATTTGACTCATTTCACttaaacatagttaacatcattataattaAGATTTTACTACAAATCTGGcctagtttttcttttgttaattttgGTGAAGGCTGTacttttatttcctggttggactcGGGCAAAAGATATGACACACGTAGAGGTAATTCaacaactgttacctagcaaccataaagtAAACAAGGGCCACATTTATCTAAATGGCcaatgatttgacaaataaaaataaatgacaacatctttattttgttataaagaATATGTAAACTTCCTTGTGGGTAAATCATCTCAGCATTTTAGACTGACGTTTCTATGGCGATGACATAGGCAGAGAGATTCTGTTTAAGtactcagcgctacttcctgtatttttgtacttttcttctcaacttttttcccacaaattgacacttaactgatgtaaaactaagataaatatttaccacaggaacTATCCCAggaaaccaagtcagaatttgaACTTTAACATTTGATTTGGACTGACCTCATAGGATTTGGTGATCTTGATGAACATGTCCTCAGCTCCAGggtctttgtttttgtctgggtgcctgttaaaacacatttcattatcTTTAAAGGatttcaatacaatacaatatttaaaggtgcgctatgtacaCCAATGTTACATAGGGCAATGTTAAAAACCTATAAAACGCTATTTTCTAATgtataacacacacatttttcacatttaggctgacttcttctctcaaacgaaaaacactctgttctaccttgtgatgtcatgtggtgatacagaaagtgctccactgtgtttttaaactccatacaccttgaaTAATTTCAAGCCTGGAATTTACCAATCTCTGCACAATctctaaacaaaagataaaaggagctgttaacttaaaaac harbors:
- the LOC117374070 gene encoding dnaJ homolog subfamily C member 16-like codes for the protein MSLLFLLLFLLVLSAQSRPELDPYKVLGLSPKASQAEIKRVYKRLAKEWHPDKNKDPGAEDMFIKITKSYEVLSNEDKRANYDRFGQLDDTQPFGHRRDNFYFDEAFFNFPFNAKNQRDFSENKHSLQFTKYIQQVVPDSHRRPYLIKITSDWCFTCLHIEPVWDQVVQDMEALGVGIGVVDVGYERRLANHLGAHRTPSILGLVSGRVFFFHYAVSRDLLLQFVEELLPQRLVHRVNDQNYLEFLGSWHELNKPHVLLFDQVPTVPLLFKLSAFSHRDHLQFGYVDQGLSETSDLQKKFNINTYAPTLLVFKENTDKPADIIQAKDLKRPIVDEFFSNNRFLNAPRLVNQEVFNELCPVKQFHRRRKFCVLLITDEEHSSGLEVFVSFASTNSQEVIRFTYVYQRLQQPLCEVLLLNSALSPPQVLILERRAAGKVLFKPVCQWNGSDQDKLHLQGALQRLQTDPSILSHETTLPQLNNEFASVFVLRWIYASCDYLSDVIEDILHNNWREMMPLLSLIFSALFILFGTVVVQAFSDSSEDKQIKIKPKEATATSATSSRVPKKNFVEVTELTDITYISNLVRLRPGHQNIVLVLSDASKNILLSKFAKEVHSFSGSETLHFSFLNIDKHMTWMRALLDQAQDPIPLDLEEGPDQRPDQRPDYSGIVMALNGHKKYLCLFKPVYTGEESSKSAEDEGTSVKSKSRDDHKKSSRSRTQWTLQLHHKLDRLGLWMERLLEGTLPRYYLPAWPGIDRITSQ